Genomic DNA from Segatella copri:
TGTGGGCGGTCTTCCGCCCTTTTTCTTGTTCTGTTCCTGCATGCTTGTCATTCGATATACTGTTTACAGTTGGTGCACTTTCTTTCTGCGACCGTTGGGAGCAAAATTCCTCCGCCCTCATGGTGGAGCGAGGCGTTTTGGGGTTCCCAAAACATAACCTCGCTCCCTCTCAGAACACGTTAGTTGGAACTACAGCCTTTCAGCTATCCATGTCCAAGGTCGCAGACCTTAATTCTCACAATTTGCGCCAAGCCTCGAAGTCCTCTTCATAAAGGCTTAGGTGGTGGCGCAAGATGTTCTCGATGATGCCCGATACGCTCATGCGTCTCCCTCCGAGGATGCGGACGACACGATCAAGACGGTCTCGCACATCGGAACTGACAAAGACTGGCTTGCGGTCGTCAATCCTTGGAACTTGGAGGAATGTCTGCTGATACTCCTCCAGTGTCGCCTTGCGCTGCTTGCCGCTGATGCGCTTCTGCGGATTCGATGGCGATAGAGCTTCGTTCGTTAGCTCGTCCTCCATACAGGAGGTTGTTGCAGCCACATTCTCTGTCACAACTTCTAAATCGGAGTTCTCCACCTCTTCAAAGAAAGAGCTATGTTCTTGGGCATAGTCTTTACCATAAGTGGATGATTGAAGCGAAGCCACCACCTCCTGTGTCATTTTCTCCTGCTGTTCAGGAGACATTTTCGTTTCTTTTGTTCTTGCCATAGCTTATGCTGTTTTATTTGTTAGTATAGTGGTCACGGTTTGCACCATTGACCGATTGTCGGGTGCAAAGTAAGTGTACTGAGTGCAGCCATGCAACTGATTGGGTGTAACGTGGCAATTTAGTTGTGGCTTGCTTATTTGCATACCGAGATAGTTGTGAGAACTTCAACGTATTTCTCAACTCATCATTGTTCATGTATTCGTTGCAGTCGTGCAAGTTTTTCTTGTTGTTTTTGGCGTTGAAGTCGGCAAACCCCGGCAACATACTGCCACAGAAATTGAAAACGCTTGTTTTTAGATTGCCGTGCCTTATCTTTGCACTCACAAACGTAGAGCACTGCATATGCGTGGAGCTTTGCGACATACAAAATAGTATCAACTTAAAAAAAGAAAAGTATGGGATTCATCGTATTCGAGGAAGAGGCATTCAACTATCTTGATGCCCAGTTGGAGAACTTCGTGAAGCGCATGGACAGAATCCGTGAGCGCAGTGAGGACAAGACCATGAACAAGTGGCTCGACACACAGGACGTGTGTCAGACGCTCAACATCTGCCCACGGACAGTGCAGACGCTTCGGGACAACGGAACTTTGGCTTATACGCAAATCAGCCACAAGACCTACTACAAGCCGGAGGACGTGATGGCTATCGTAGCAGTAGTGGAGGACAAGAAAAAGGACATGCGCTTTCGCAAGCGCACAGGTTAGGCTGTCAATATACAACAGCCACTTTATCCAATGCAGCAAGTAAACCGAGTAACGTAAGTATCAACTATAAAACGAGACAACTATGAGCAACGAAGTAATGACAAGAAACAGCGAGTGGATGAACCACATCGTGAACCACCTCAACCGAATGGTTGACAATTTTGAACGTGCCGTGATGAACTACCGCCCCATGCTTGGCGGTGAGCGCTTCATGACGGACAAGGAGCTTTGCGCCAGACTGCAACTGAGCCGAAGAACCCTGCAGGACTACCGAAACAACGGTGTCATCCCGTATATCCAGCTTGGCGGAAAGATACTCTACCGCGAGTCCGATATTCAGAAGATTCTGATGGCTAACTATCGTGAGGCGTACAGAATGAAAGGTGTGTAGGAGAATGTCCTTGATGAGTGTGTGAAATGAACAAGGCGACAACGTATAACTTACCGAGCGTGGTTGTTATAGGTTGTCGCCTCGTTTTATTGGCTATACCGAGTTGTTCGTGTTTGCCGGGTATCATTTGTGTTACCTGTATAAATCTAATACCATGCTAAAACACACTGCGGTGGTTCGCCCAAGTGGCTGGAGGCGCAAAGCCTCCAAGGAACGTTGCTTTATGGCAGGTCTATGCCATTGGATTTTTGTTCCTTTCTCGCTTGGCAATAAGCTTATCCATGTCATTTGAAATCTTCTGCTCCGTCACCTGCGCATAGACCTGTGTGCTTGTGATGTCTGCGTGTCCCATCATCTTGGCTATGCTGCCGATGGGAATGTCCTCGTTGAGCATCAAGACTCCGAATGTATGGCGGCTGGCGTGGAATCCCAACTTATTACTTATGCCAAGCACCATTCCAAGGGTATGCACATCAAGATAGATGTCTTTCTTCTCACCCAGTGGAAAAACAGGCTTGCTGTCGTCCGTGGTATTGTAGAGCGAAAGAATCTTCTCGGCTATCGGATGGAGTGGCACGAAGAACTCCACGCCTGTCTTCTCTCTTTCCTTGCGGATGAACTTTCTACCCTCGGAGTTCTCACTGATATGGTGAGGGTACAGTTTCTTTACATCTATATAGGATAAGGAGGTGAGCGAGGCAAAAATGAAACATCTGCGTGCAAGCTCCGTTCGCTCGTCAGCC
This window encodes:
- a CDS encoding DUF3408 domain-containing protein: MARTKETKMSPEQQEKMTQEVVASLQSSTYGKDYAQEHSSFFEEVENSDLEVVTENVAATTSCMEDELTNEALSPSNPQKRISGKQRKATLEEYQQTFLQVPRIDDRKPVFVSSDVRDRLDRVVRILGGRRMSVSGIIENILRHHLSLYEEDFEAWRKL
- a CDS encoding helix-turn-helix domain-containing protein — its product is MGFIVFEEEAFNYLDAQLENFVKRMDRIRERSEDKTMNKWLDTQDVCQTLNICPRTVQTLRDNGTLAYTQISHKTYYKPEDVMAIVAVVEDKKKDMRFRKRTG
- a CDS encoding helix-turn-helix domain-containing protein produces the protein MSNEVMTRNSEWMNHIVNHLNRMVDNFERAVMNYRPMLGGERFMTDKELCARLQLSRRTLQDYRNNGVIPYIQLGGKILYRESDIQKILMANYREAYRMKGV